The window ACAATACATCAAATCGATTTGATGTAACCTCTTGGAGTGTCGTTGGTGAGGTCGGCCGGCCTGCAGAGGTTCCGGCAGACCGTGGAGGCGCTGGGCGGGGACGCGGATCAGTTCGCCCGCCGGGCCGGCCTGCCGCCGGACGCGCTCGACGCCGACGATCTGCTCGTCGAGGACACCGCGATCGCCGCCGTCCTGGAGCTCGCGGCGGCCGCCCTGCACTGCCCCGACCTGGGCCTTCGGGTCGCATCGGCGCAGGAGATGAGCCTGCTCGGGCCGCTGGCCGTGGCGATCCAGAATTCACCGTCGGTGGCCGACGCGATCGAGTGCACCTCGCGGTACATGTTCGTGCACGCCCGTGACCTGTCCCTGTCGGTCGTGCCCGATCCGGACGGGACCGCCGGGGTGACCGGATTGCGATACACGTTCGGCGCCTGGATCCGGCCGCTGCCGCAGGCCACCGAGATGACCATGCTGTTCCTGCATCGGGCGGTCGGGTTCCTGGTCGGCGGCGGGTATGGGTTGCGGTCGGTGGATCTGCCGCACGAGCCGGTCGCGCCGGCCGCCCGCTATCGGGAGGTGTTCGGGGCGAGTGTGCGGTTCGGTCGGCCCGCGGCGGTGCTGCGGGTGCCGACCAGTCTGATGCGGCAGCCGCTGGTCGGGGTCGACGCCACCCTGCGCGGCCTGGCGCTGGCGTTCCTGTCCCGGCAGTCACCCGGTCCGCGGGCCGGCCCGGCCGCCCGGGTGCGCGCGGTCGTGTCGCAGGCGCTCGGCACCGGGCCGACCGAGCTGGC of the Actinoplanes sichuanensis genome contains:
- a CDS encoding AraC family transcriptional regulator; the encoded protein is MSLVRSAGLQRFRQTVEALGGDADQFARRAGLPPDALDADDLLVEDTAIAAVLELAAAALHCPDLGLRVASAQEMSLLGPLAVAIQNSPSVADAIECTSRYMFVHARDLSLSVVPDPDGTAGVTGLRYTFGAWIRPLPQATEMTMLFLHRAVGFLVGGGYGLRSVDLPHEPVAPAARYREVFGASVRFGRPAAVLRVPTSLMRQPLVGVDATLRGLALAFLSRQSPGPRAGPAARVRAVVSQALGTGPTELADVARALAVHPRTLQRQLVEEGQGFAGILDDVRRARARAYLTTTDMPLAQVSRLLGFAEQAVLSRCARRWWGMSPTALRKQAAQR